A stretch of Henckelia pumila isolate YLH828 chromosome 4, ASM3356847v2, whole genome shotgun sequence DNA encodes these proteins:
- the LOC140859837 gene encoding serine/threonine-protein kinase D6PKL2-like, producing the protein MASNYGAISADSAGLTALVTVQADESKILSPNDLNESLEDLSYGNMDSNISSIGSDLETNEIGSFIDQEKEHGQISVKNSSVSAKVSDEANSIAKTSGSAKISENADLIESGKSSVCRESTSSNVSNESTCSSFSSSISKPHKANDIHWAAIQATRARDGMLGLSHFRLLKRLGCGDIGSVYLAELSGTKCYFAMKVMDKTSLASRKKLLRAQTEREILQSLDHPFLPTLYNHFETDKFSCLVMEFCPGGDLHTLRQRQPGKYFSEQAVKFYVAEILLSLEYLHMLGIIYRDLKPENVLVRDDGHIMLSDFDLSLRCVVSPTLVKISSFDSDPQRKNSVYCVQPACIEPSCIQPSCVVPTTCFGPRLFSSKSKKDRKPKNEVGNQVSPLPELMAEPTNARSMSFVGTHEYLAPEIIKGEGHGSAVDWWTFGIFIYELLFGKTPFKGSGNRATLFNVVGQPLRFPESPVVSFAARDLIRGLLVKEPQNRLAYKRGATEIKQHPFFEGVNWALIRCATPPEIPKPVDYERMPIPAACAKGKANASAAVKDQKGDKYLEFDFF; encoded by the exons ATGGCCTCCAACTATGGAGCTATATCAGCAGATTCTGCTGGATTAACCGCGCTAGTGACTGTACAAGCTGATGAATCAAAAATTTTGTCGCCGAATGATCTCAATGAATCCTTAGAAGATCTGTCTTATGGTAACATGGATTCGAACATTTCTTCCATTGGATCAGATCTTGAAACAAATGAGATTGGAAGTTTTATCGATCAAGAAAAGGAACACGGACAAATAAGTGTGAAGAACAGTTCAGTTTCTGCAAAAGTTAGTGATGAAGCAAACAGTATTGCTAAAACCAGTGGCAGTGCCAAAATAAGTGAGAATGCCGATCTCATCGAGAGTGGGAAGAGCAGCGTTTGTCGAGAAAGCACAAGTAGTAACGTGAGCAATGAAAGCACTTGTAGCAGTTTTAGTAGCAGTATCAGTAAGCCCCATAAAGCAAATGACATACACTGGGCCGCCATCCAAGCTACCAGAGCAAGAGATGGCATGTTGGGGTTGAGTCATTTCAGGCTATTGAAAAGATTAGGTTGTGGAGATATTGGGAGCGTTTACCTGGCTGAGTTGAGTGGAACGAAATGTTACTTTGCCATGAAAGTGATGGATAAAACTTCCCTAGCCAGTAGAAAGAAGCTCCTTCGTGCTCAGACCGAGAGAGAGATACTGCAATCCCTGGATCATCCCTTTCTTCCCACTCTGTACAACCATTTTGAGACCGACAAGTTTTCTTGTTTGGTGATGGAATTCTGCCCCGGAGGAGACCTACACACTCTCCGGCAGAGACAACCTGGGAAATATTTCTCCGAGCAGGCTGTGAA ATTTTATGTGGCCGAAATCTTGCTGTCTCTGGAGTATCTACACATGCTTGGGATCATCTACCGCGACCTTAAGCCAGAAAATGTTCTTGTTAGGGATGATGGACATATAATGCTTTCAGACTTCGATCTTTCACTTCGTTGCGTTGTTAGTCCAACTTTGGTCAAAATCTCATCCTTTGATTCAGATCCCCAGCGTAAAAACTCCGTGTACTGTGTCCAGCCAGCATGCATAGAACCTTCCTGCATTCAGCCATCATGTGTTGTCCCAACGACATGCTTCGGTCCTCGTCTCTTTTCTAGCAAATCGAAGAAAGATAGGAAGCCCAAGAATGAAGTTGGAAACCAAGTTAGCCCGTTACCTGAGCTGATGGCTGAGCCAACTAATGCTCGATCTATGTCGTTTGTTGGAACTCATGAATATCTGGCACCTGAGATCATCAAAGGTGAAGGTCATGGTAGTGCTGTGGATTGGTGGACTTTTGGGATCTTTATTTACGAGCTTTTGTTCGGTAAAACCCCATTCAAAGGATCTGGCAATCGAGCAACATTATTCAATGTTGTTGGACAACCTCTTCGGTTCCCAGAATCTCCGGTCGTCAGTTTTGCTGCCAGGGACCTTATTAGGGGCTTGCTCGTGAAAGAGCCTCAGAATCGGTTGGCCTATAAACGAGGCGCAACAGAGATAAAGCAGCACCCTTTTTTCGAAGGAGTTAACTGGGCTTTGATACGCTGTGCTACCCCTCCTGAGATACCCAAGCCTGTCGACTACGAGCGAATGCCTATTCCAGCAGCATGCGCGAAGGGAAAAGCCAATGCTTCTGCTGCTGTTAAGGATCAGAAGGGTGATAAATATCTGGAATTTGATTTCTTTTAG